In Verrucomicrobiota bacterium, the genomic stretch TCCAGTGTTCAGGCACGCCTCGCAACCGGGGCCTTTCATGAAATTGGCGTGGGGAATTACTTCCGCCGGCACGTAGCGCAAAAGGGCCGGTTCCGGGTCGTAGGGTAAGGCACAATGGGGGCAATTGGTGCGCAGCAGGCGCAGTCCGACGACCCCGATAATGCTGGAGGCGAGCAGAAACGGTTCCACTTCCATGTTCATCAGGCGGGCGAACACCCCGGAACTGCTGCCACTGTGAATGGTACTGATCACCAAGTGCCCGGTGAGCCCGGCTTGAAGGGCGATGACGGCGGTGTCCACATCACGGATTTCCCCCACCATAATTACTTGGGGGTCCTGGCGGAGGAGGGAGCGCAGCGCCATCGCGTAGGTGAAATCTTTGGCCAGATTGATTTGCGACTGGCTGATCATGGGCAGCCGGAATTCAACAGGGTCCTCCACGGTGCTGATGCTGACGGACGCGCCGGCGCGCTGGACGATATGCATCAGGGCACTATAAATCGTGGTGGTTTTTCCGCAACCCGTGGGGCCGGTGAACAGGATTAACCCGTTGGGACGTCCCAACAGAGTGGCCAGTTTTTCGCGGATATCCTCTTCCAAACCCAAATGGGCCAGATCAAAACTGCGGTTGCGCGGATCAAAAATACGGACGACGATTTTTCCACCCCAAACGTTGGGAAAGATGGAGACCCGCAATTCGGTGCCGCCGTAAAGAGCGTTGGCCTCCACGCGACCTTCCGCCGGGAGATCGTTCTGGTAGGAAATCATGTTGGCCATGACTTTGAAGCGGGCCGTGATGCGGTCTATGAATTCCAACGGGAGGTTCACCAGTTGGGTCAATACGCCGCTGAGCCGCAGGCGGACGGCCACGCACGTTTCCCAAGCTTCAATATGAATGTCGCTGGCCCCGGCAGTGATGCCATCCAGCAACAGGGAATCCACCAGTTTGGGAATCTCGATTTGCGAGTATTCCGTCACGGTCTGCATGTATTCATTGGTCTTGCCCATAGCGAAAATCCTGTCTGATGGGCGCATTCTTTAGCCGAAATTCCGACCTTGGACAATCAGAATCCCGAGAAATTTTTCCGTGTGTACGGGAAAAATTCAGGGGAGGCATTCCACGGAAACGTCTTTGGCCAGGCGGGTCACATCGGCGGGGTGTATCTCCCCGGCCATCCAGGTCAGGGCGTTGGCGGTACCGCAGGCGGCGCCCCAGCGGCAAGCTTCGCCCAAATCGTCGCCGCGCCCGAGCCGCGAGGCGCATCCGGCGGTGAACGCGTCGCCTGAGCCGATCGGATTCACGGCGGTGATTTTTGGCGAGCCAATCTTCCAGAAGTTGCGGCCATCGAAAGCCATGGTCGGCGCACTGCCCGCAGTGATTACCACGCGTTGTGCGCCGAGTTCCGCCACGGTCCGCATGGCTGCGCGCAATTGGTCTTCGGTGTTCAAGGCGTAGCCAACGGTGGCGGCCAATTCCTGGCGGTTCGGTTTGACCAGTCCGGGCCTCGCTTTGAGGGCTTCCATCAGCACCGCGCCTTGGGCATCCACAATGGTCATCGCTCCGATTTGGTCGGCCCAGCGGATGCAGCGCGCGTAGAAATCCACCGGCCCGCCGGGGGTAATGGTGCCGGACATAATCGCCACACGGATGCTCGCATGGCGCTGAATGTTCGTAAATAACTCCTCATACGCGGCGGGTTCGACCGCGCGGCTTTCCTCGACCAACTCCGTATGCATTCCGGTGCTCTCGTCAATCACCGTAATGCATTGCCGGGTGGGCGCAGCGACGTGGACAAACTCCAGGGTGATCCCCAGTGATTCCATTGCGCCACGGACGATTTCACCGCGCGGACCACCGTAGAAGCCCGCCGCCACGGGGTTTTCGCCGAGAACTTGCAGGACTTTCGCGACGTTAATCGCTTTGCCCGCGACTCCATCCAGAGTGGTCACGGCGCGATTGACGGCGTCGAGGGTCAACTTTCGGAAAACCATGACTCGTTGAACGGCGGGGGTGGTGCCAATGGTGAGAAACATACTCCGGATCCAACTTATTTATGCGCCAGTGGTGGTTCGCGTTCTCCGATTGGGTTATTGCAGCCGGGTGAGGAGTGCAAAAATTTCCTTGCCCCAAAACAGCCAGACGGTGGCGGCCATGGCAATATACGGCCCATACGGAATCAGGCTGGACCACCCGCGCTTTTTCATGACCACCAAACCCAGGCTGACGACCGAGCCGATGATCGAACTGAAAAACAGTGAGAACACCGCGCCCTGCCAGCCGAGAAATGCGCCAATCGCGCCCATGAATTTAACATCGCCCAGCCCCATCGCTTCTTGCGGCAGGGAAATCTGGTCGGTGACGACTTCCAGTTGCACCACCTGCTCGGGGTTGAACACTTCCTCGTCAATTTCCAAGCGATCCAGGAACAGCCGGATGCGGACATTCTCGAACTGTTTCTTCCCTTCGGACGCAACTGCGGCAGGGGAGGGTACAATAACGGAATTTTCAACCGAGGCGGATTCCGGCGGATTCACCGGGGCGACGGTCATCGGCGCAACTACGCTGGCGGGAGTTTCGGTCACGCGATTCTCCATGGACACCGGCTCGGGAACGCTTGTTGTGGCGGCCACCGCAGGTTTCTCAGCGGAAACCTCCGCGGCCGAGACACTCTCCCGCTTTTCCACCAGCGTTACTTGCGCGGCTTGCACTTCAATGCAATCGGTTTTGCGGTAGAACACTTCTTCGTAGGGGATTTCCTGATCGGGCAGTTTGACGCTGCTCTCGCCAAAGATGACAGTGGAACCCGCAGGGACTTTGATGCGACGTTTCCCGAACAATAACTTCCCTCCCCGCAGAAAAAGATAAATGACACCCGCGCCCACCACGATGCCGATGGCGCTCTTTTCGAGCGCTTCTTTGGCAGTGGCGACGTGATGCAATGCAGGAACGACCGCTGAGATCACAAACCCAACCGCCATTCCGCCTTTGGTGATGGAATCCGGGATGATGAAATGTTCAAAGTCAATAAAGGTGGCTACCATGAACCCCGCCAGGACCAGGCAATGCACCAGCGCGACGCCCGGATGCTCCCGCCCGAACGCCAGCCACGCGCAGAGGAAAAGGATGCCCGTCAATAACTCTACCAGGAAATACCGGAAGGCAATCGGGGCTCCACAATGGGCGCATTTTCCCCGCAGCCAGAGCCAGGTCGCCAGTGGAATGTTCAGGAACCATGGGATGGAGTATTGGCAATGCGGACAATGCGACGGCGGCGAGATAATGCTTTCCTCGCGCGGCAGCCGGTGGATGCAGACATTGAGAAAACTGCCCACGATGGTCCCGAAGATAAACAGCACCGCCGTCCAGAAATGGAACGGCACCTCCGACCAGGTTGAAAAATCCAGCATGATGAGTTTAACCGTAAATGTTTTTTAACAGCGCCTGTCGCATGGCGGCTTCCGGAGCCGGTTTGCCAGTCCAAATTTCCAGCGCCTTGGCTCCTTGGTAGAGCAGCATCCCAATCCCGTTGGTGACGCGGCATCCGGCGGCGCGGGCGGCTTTTAGCAGGGACGTCTCTGCCGGGCGATAGATCATATCAAACACCGACCCGGCGCGGGTCAGCGCAAATTGTGCGGCATCCCAGGGCAGGGGATCCTCCGCCTTTAATCCCAGCGACGTGGCATTGACCAGAAAGTCCACCGTTTGCGTCGGATAGCCGAGGTGCGCCGCTACCGTGGGATAGCGCTGCCGGATTTCTTCGGCAATCTGGGCTGCCTTGCTGGCGGTGCGGTTCACCAGGAACAATTCCTTGACGCCATCGGCGGCCAGTTTGAGCGCCGCCGCGCGCCCGGCCCCGCCCGCCCCCAATAATAACACACGCGCACCGGAGGGTTCCACACCGAGATCGCTGCGCAACGTCCGTGTGATGGCGTCCGCGTCCGTATTGAAACCGTGGGCGCGAATATCCTCGGGAATATCGCCGGGGAAATCGCCGAGGGAACGCCAGACGCCGTCGGTGTCGCGCGCCTCGAAGCGAATCGTGTTCACCGCGCCCCAAGTCTTGGCCGAAATATCCAACACCTCTACCATATCCATGGCCAGCAATTTATGCGGGACGGTGAGATTCAACCCGATGAACTTCATCGCGCGCGCCCCGTTGATGGCGGTACGCAAATGGTCCGGGTGTACGGCGAACGCAAGGTAGCGCCAGTTCAAATTCAGTTGGGTGATCCCGGCATTCTGCATGGCGGGCGACGCCGAGTGACGCACCGGGTGCCCATAGACTGCGCAATAACGCGTCGTGGCGCCCAACGGGGTTGCAAATACGTCGTTCATGGCGGCAGTTTACGCTGTCCCCAACAGAGTTTAAAGCCGAAATATTTTCAACGCGCATTTCCGCAGGGCTGCCTCAAGCTCGGTTTAGTTCAAGCTGGAAACGGCGGTTCAGGTATTCCCATGGCCGCGGAATTACCCGCATGAAAGTGAAGCGATTAAGCTGATTCCCTCAGCCGGATAATGAAAATCCTCTCCCCGAGGGAGAGGAAACAGGTGAGGGGGTACGGAACCACAGACCTTGCCCACCTCGTATTTTTCGTAACGCACCAACGCGCTTGAGGCAGCCCTGGCATTTCCGCGCCTTGCTTCCGTCCCAGCTAACCGGTACCGTCCCCCAATGAATTTGATGTCCGTGAATCTGGGGGAATATCTGGTCAAGGGGAGCGCCTGGTGCAGTGCGTTCCTCATGCTCGCCGCGTTTCTGGCCGCCCGGCGCGAGCGTCCCACCCGCAATTTGTGGACGGCGGCCTGCGCAGTGTACCTCCTGCACTTTTGCCTGGGTTTTGGCGGGTATCATAACTGGAGTCACGCCGCCGCCGCCAGCTATACGGCCATGCTCACCTACGATGTCATTCACGTTCGCACCAGCGCGGTTCTATGGGGCAACTACCTTTTCACCCTCGTTTGGGTGGCGGATGTGCTCTGGTGGTGGCTTTGGCCAATGGCGCGTCAGCAACGTCCCCGCTGGGTCGCACTAATAATATATGGCTTCCTGGCGACAATCATGTTCTGCGGCACTTTCATCTTCACGTCCAACCCTCTTCGCTGGGTGATCCTTGGAGGGGTGATTGCCGTGAGCAGCGTTCGGTGCCGCAATCGCGCCATGAATAATACGCCCGAGCCGCCGCTGCCAGCTTGAACCAAACCAAGCTGGATGCAGTTCTCTGAGTTTTAATTTTTAAAAATTAAACCAAAACAGTACAAAACATTAACAGAACATATACAAAAGTAAACATAACGGACCGCGCGGGAAACGCGAAACCGGGCAGCACGGCATACTGGGGGGCCAAGTTTTCCGCCATCCGGGCCGGCCTTGCGGGTGAATGCAAGAATCATGGTGGTGGGTGGGTAATTCCCGCCCGGTGGCGGTCAAGGTCGGCACCAAATCGCCGGTCCATGGCCACACGGCTGCAAAGCGCCTGAATGGGAATGGGCTTCGTATTTATGCAACTACCTTCGGGTGAGTCGCTTGCAAATCTATTCATGGGCGATCCCGCAAGGTCGTTCATACTGCCGACAATTCAGTAGCAAAAGCCGTGCCATCTTTCAGTTTATATGTGTGTTATTCTTAAATAATTTCCTTTGAAAAGATTACAGAGACATGCAATATTGCTCACGTGTTACGGATAATAGTTGGAACAAAATTAGAAAGTTATGAAGAATATGCAAAGTTTACTAAAAAATGCGGCCATGTCCTTGGTGGTGGGATGTGGGTTAAATTTGGCGACTGACGCTCGGGCGGATGTGGTTCTTCCCGCGATGGCGGATAACGAGTGGGTTGCTTATAACAGTCTTAATGCGCCTGTTACCCCAAATGGCACCTATTATGCAGAAAGGGGTGAAGGAGTGTCAACCTCGGGTGGCAGACGGGGACTTGCACAACAATTTTTGGTTACTTCTGCTCAAGGGGCGTACATTTCAGCGATCTCGCTGATGATGCTTGATAATGGTGGTAATAGTAGTAGTACCGTTGATGTGGGTATTTATAACGATAGTGGTAATAAGCCGGGTACCCTGATAGGGAATTTTACCGGACAAGTTCCAGGTTCTCTTAATGATAATTCTTTTCAGTTGACTACTTTTAAAAACGCAGATAGCCTTCATACCATCCATACTGGTGCGGGCGCATACTGGGTGGTTATTAAACCTACAATTGACAATGTCGATGCTTTTAGTTCGATTAGAGTACAAGATAACTTAAGTACTACTAATACTTATCTTCATAGCGGTTTTGGGTATTCAACTAGGGAAATGGTGTTAAATACTTCAGGCGGTTGGAGTTCTACAACTGGGACGCACCCCCTCATGATGGAAATCACTGCGGTGCCCGAGGCCAGTCAGTGGGCAATGATGGGGATCACTGTGATGGGCGCGGGCGGATTTTATCTGCGCCGTCGTCAGGCTGGCCAATTGCCGGTTCAAGTCTGAGGTATTCTCGGCCAATGGGTCACACAAAAATTTAATATTATCACAGCCGGATCCTAATGGGTCCGGCTTTTTTTTGGCAATTACCGCTAACATTTTTGAGCCCGTACGCCTTGTTTCTTCGATGCGTGCGAACACGGTTCCGAAATACTGGTGAACTGCGCTACCGTTTTGTTAATGACGTCCCAAACCAATATTGCCATAACGCAGCCGGTTTCAACCGGCGGATTTATGCCGCCAGGGGCCGGGCTGACCCGCAACCAATTATTGCTGATGGTGGCTGGCTTTGGGCCGGTGCTGGTCTTATTTTTCCTTAATCTGTGGGGGCGGCCTCATTATCAGTTTTTTCCCTTGGCCTTGGCGGGGGCGGGTTTCTTGGCGTGGACGCGCAGCCAAGCGATGCCGCAACCGCTAGCTCCGGGCAACCCTTGGATCATTGCCCTGGTGCTCGGCACCTCCGGGTTGCTCTTGGGGACCGCCGGAATGCTTTGGACGCCGTGGCTGGGGAGTATCGCCGCGTTCCTCATGTTGGCCGGGGTGATTTGGTGGCTGGGGGGGGGCTGCCGGGCTCCGTGCCTACCTGCCCGCGCTTCTGCTGACGCTGACGATCATCCCCCCGCCCCTCAAGCTCGATACTGAACTGACCATGCATTTGCGGTCATTGGCGGTGATATGCAGCGGGCGGTTGCTGGATTTGCTGGGGGTGGTGCAGCATACCGGTGGAAACGTGATTGAAGTGCCGGGTCATCGGCTGTTGGTGGAGGAGGCTTGCAGTGGCATCAATTCCGTGTTGTTCATGCTGGCGACCTGTCTATTTTATACGCTTTGGAAACGCCGGAGGCCGGTGCGCATTCTGGTCTGCCTGACTCTCACTGTGGGATTTGTCGTCATGGGTAATATTTTTCGGATTACGGTGGGCGGATGGTTGCAGTACAAATTCCATGTGGATTTGCTCACCGGCTGGCCGCATGAGGTTTTAGGTCTGGTGTTGGTGGTTACCTACCTGGGCTTGATCTTCAGTCTGGACCGCCTTTTGACATTTCTGTTGCTCCCGGCCACCGCGTCGGTAAAGCCAGTCATAGCGCCAACGCCGCCCGTGCCAAAGGCCACCGTCCGCATCGCGCCCCGGTGGGGTCAGGTGGCTGCCGTGTCGTTTCTGGTGGTGGGTTTGGCGGGGGCGGCGGTCGGATGGAAGCGGCATCAAGGCGCGTTGAGCCTGACTGCCAAAAGCGCGCTGCGCGCCGGTGCCGCCTTTACGATGCCGGAAAAGTTGCTGGAATGGCAGCGGCTCAGCCGCGATGTGGCCACCGGCCATACGATCGAGACTACCGGGATTTCGTCGCATCAGTGGCAATTCCAGAAAGGAAACTTGCAAGTGACGCTGGGCTTGGATTATCCGTTCTCGGGCTGCCATGACGTTGGGGTCTGCTACATTAAAAGCGGGTGGAAATTTTCCCAACAGCGGCAGCGGGACGCCATGGGCACAGACAAGCTGCCGATCGTGGAGGTGCAAATGACCAAGGACGGAGTTCAGCACGGCTATTTGCTGCATGGCACGGTGGATGAACAAGGTCACTGGCTGCAGTTGCCCGGTTTTGGGGATGGCAATTTGAAATCCCGCTTTGCCACGGTCAAAGGGACCGAACCAACGACCTACCGCGTGCAGTTGCTGGCCGTGCGCTACGTGGCGCTGAGTCCCGAGGAACGCCAGCAGGTCGAGGCATTCTACGAGGCGGCGCGGCGGGTTATGTGGCAACAACTGGCGAGTCAACTGCAACCCTGATCATGACTATCCATCGTTTTCTGTATCGGGTAAAGAAATGGGCCCAGAGCTGGTACGAAACCTTGGTGCCCCAAGTTGATTTGCCCGGGCCGTCCTTCTTTCGTCGTTTTCTGTATCGGGCAAAAAAATGGGTCTGGCGCGGGCACGAAACTTTGGTGCCGCAAATTAATTTGCCCGGGGCATCCTTCTTTCGCCGATTGCGGATGCGGGTGGTGATGGGGGTGAAGTATTTTTTTTCGCTGGAGCTGCCGGATTTTACGGGCACGATTGGCATGCCGGTGGTCCGCTGGTTCAAGACCCGGCCCTACGCAATCCTATGGAGTGTGCTGCCGGCCGCGCTGAGCGGTTTGCTGCTGCTGGTTACCGGTGGCATTTGCCTCCAAGTTTGGAGCCCATGGGAAACACGGGTGGAATATCAGGCCATCGTGGAGCAGGCGTTGAGCAACAAAGAGTTTGAACGCGCCCGGGTGGCCAGCCAGCGTCTGGCCAGCCTGGGCACGGTGAAAGATCCCTATCTGTATTACCTGGCGCTCAGCTTGGAAGGCTTGGGGCGGCGGCAGGAGGCGGCGGACGTCATTGGCCTGCTCGCCCCGCTGTCGCACCCGGTGCTAGGACTCGCGCATCTGCGGGTGGCCCGGGAAATGCTGCAGCAGACCAACATTTCCCCGCAGGTACTTGACAAGGCGATTACCCATCTCCAGCATGCGCTCAGCCTCGATCCGGACTCCCTGGAGGCCAATAATATGCTGGGCAGCATTTATTTGCAGTCCGACCGCTGGGATCTCGCGAAAGGTCACTTGGCAAACGCCGCGGAGAACAGTCCTTTTGCCGCAGTAAAGTACGCCGCCATATTGTTGGACAAAGGCGAAACGGAGACGGCAAAAAGTTGCGCGGTCGGCGCCACCAGACTGTTTGCGAAGAAATTCTCCCAAGAGAAAAGTTTTGACGTCCAACGGGCTTGGGCCATGGCCATGGCGCTGACCGGAGATTTTGAGGGGGCTTTGACCCGTATGCAGTTGGCGATGAACCGCTCTGAGGATGCCACGTATGCCTTGGCAATGGGCGACATCTATTTGCTTTGGACCCAAGCGGTGACACGCTCCCGCCCGGATGACTTTCCGACGGTGATTGACCTGCTGCAAAAAGGCCTCCGTTTTGCGCCTAATAATTCCGGATTATTGAACGTGCTGGTGAAACTCAGCCTGCGGGACGATGTGAAAATCGAGGCGGCCCGCGGCCTGTTGAATAAAATGCTGGCCCAGGGGCGTTCCCCGGACATCCTGCATTTCCTGATCGGCAGCGCGGCGTGGGAAAAGGGCGATGTCGCCTTGTCCAAGGAGCATTTTCAACTGGCGTATCAAGTCTCGTCCAGCTCGGCTTGGGTGGCCAACAACGTGGCTTTCCTGCTGGCCATGGGGGAAAATCCCGATTTGCCGCGGGCGCTTGCCATCATTAACCCGCTGGTGGAAAAATACCCCAACAACTTCCATTTCCGCGACACCCGCGGTCACGTCCAGATAAAAATGGGCCGTTGGCGCGAAGGCATTGCCGACTTGGAAATCACGTTGCCTAAACTGGACAACCCACGGCCATCACACACCGCCCTAGCCCAAGCCTATCGGGCCTTGGGCATGGGTGATTTGGCAAGCGAGCACGAACGGTTGGCACATCCGGTTGGCACGGGCGCAAAAGACGTGGTAACCGGCAAAAACTGATTATTCAACCAACGGGGCGTGTGGTTAAAAAGATCGAGCCACGCGGGCCGGAGGCCCGCGCTCCATCCATTGCTCAGGCTCGGTGGTTCGCGCCGCATGGGCGTCAGCCATAATTGTCTCTCCCCCCTGCCGAATTCCCGCTTGCACCAGCCACGGGAGTGTTCTAGCTTATCAGCCGGATATTTACCGTTTATCATTAACATGAGCCGCAATAAAAGAATGGATCAGGGCACGCCGTTTTCCGCCACCGCTGCGGGGAAAAAGGTGGAGACGCATTTTTTCAACCTGGACGAGCAGGGTGGGCCGATGACCCTCCTTTCCGGTGAACGCTTGGAAGGTGCCGTCCTCGCTTACGAGACCTATGGCACGCTCAACGCCACAGCTACCAACGCCGTCCTCGTGTTCCATGCCCTCAGCGGTAGCCAGCACGCCGCCGGTTTCAACCCTGCCGTCCCCGGTGTCGGCGCGTTGTGGACCGATGAATGTCAGGCCGGTTGGTGGGATGGTTTTATTGGGCCTGGTTGCGCGGTGGATACCGATCACTTCTTTGTCATCTGCTGCAACTACATTGGCGGCTGCTACGGCTCCTCCGGGCCGCTCTCCCTCAACCCCCGCACCGGCAAACCGTACCTCTCCACCTTCCCGCGCGTCACCCTCTCCGACATTGTCAATTCCCAGATGCGCCTGGTGGATCATTTCGGCATCGGCCAACTCCACGCCGTGATGGGCGCTTCCCTCGGCGGGATGCTTTCCCTCTGCCTGGCCACCCGGTATCCGGACCGCGTCCGCGCCGTCATCCCGTGCGCCACTGGACTCCTCGTGCCGGTCCTCTCACGCATCCATAACTTTGAACAAATCTATGCCATCGAATCCGATCCCCTCTTCAAGGGGGGCGATTACGATCTCAAGAACCCGCCGCGCCGGGGCTTGGCCGCCGCCCGCATGATTGGGCATAAATCCTTCGTCTCGCTGGACGCCATGGCTGAACGCGCACGCCGGGAGATTGTTCGCCGCAACGATGACCTCGCGTGGTATCACCTCAGCAGCCCGATTGAGAGCTACATGCTGCATCAGGGCGCCAAATTTGTGAAACGTTTCGATGCCAACAGCTACCTCCGCATCCTGGACGCTTGGAACCGCTTTGACGTTGTGCGCGAAGCCGTCGCCGAGGACATCGTTTCCGTCTTTGAACGCTGCAAGAACCAGAAATACCTCGTCTTCACCATTGATACCGACGTCTGCTACTGGCCGGAAGAACAGGAGCACCTCGTCAAATCCCTGGAAAAAGCCGGCATCGAAGCCACCTGGATCACCGTTCACTCCGATAAAGGTCACGACTCTTTCCTCCTGGAGCCGCACCTCTACCGCCCATTCCTGCGCGCCGCCCTGATGGATTGACGTCACATGAGTGATGCCTTGGACATTCGCGGCATTTTGGATGCCTGGCCGTATGATCCTGAAAACGACGCACGGTTTGCGCGCGGCACAGATGGGCGTGAGATATTGCAGGTGCGATTGCCGTTGGGGATCGAGCAGTACGAATTATCCGGGCGTCCGGATGGCCGGGTGATAGCGGACTGCGAATCCTGGTTTGATTTTCAACAACAGCGGCAGAGCCAGGCCGAGGCGGCGCACTCCGGGATTCGCTTTGGGCTGAAGGTCAACGAATGCGCGGAACTGTTCGCCGAGGGGCAGTTGTATTACTTGCGCTATTTGCGGCTGTTTCAGATGCGCGATTGGCGGCGCACACTGCGCGATACCAACCGCAACCTGCGCCTCTTCGATTTTGTGCATCGCTTCGCCCAGCGGGAGCAGGACCGCTTTTACCTGGAGCAATGGCGCCCGTACATCATGCGCCTTAACACCACCGCCGCCGCCATGATCGAATGGGAGGCGTTGCGGCACGAGGCGGCGCTGGAACTGGTGCGCCAATGCGTGGAGAAAATCGCCGCGCTGCCCGAGTTGGACCTGGATACCTTCAAGTTTGAACAAGAACGGTCGGTGACGGCGCTGCGCGAACTGGCCCGGCAGATCAAATCCACCCGCCCCATCTCCGAGATGGAACGCCTGGAAATCGCGCTGAAAGAGGCGGTCGCCAAACAAGCCTTCGAGCAGGCCGCCGTCCTGCGTGACCAACTCCGGGCCTTGCGAACCAAACCGGAGGATTCATCCCCAATGTCCGGGTGAACGCCGCCAAGGTCGCGGTTATGTTTGACTCTCAAGGCCTCCTTTCTTACCTTCCCCGCCATGGCAAGTCCGCTTGGATATGAAGCGTTTGAGAACGGCCACAGTGTGGGGACGGGGCGGTTTGTTTTGATCCGGTCCTTGGGAGTGGGCGGCATGGGGCAGGTCTGGCTGGCCCAGGATGCGGAGTTGAACAAAAAGGGCTCCTCGCTATTTTGAATGGAATAGGGGTCCAGCTAAATCCGAAATCCGAGGGCCGAAAACCGAAAGAATTCCGAAGCCGGAATCCGATGGCTGGCACGCGGTTGGTGGCCGGTTCGCTTTTCACGTTGAAACGCGGCGTTTTTCCAGCCCGGCGACGGCCACAGGCGTCGGTGGCTCCCCTCGTGGATGGGGCGTGTTTTCGGATCTCGGATTTCGGATTTCTTTCGGCATTCGGATTTCGGGCTTCGGGATTCCACTGAGTATTCCACCGAAAATAGCGGGGAACCGACGATTCGGGCGGCAAATCATGGCCGTGAGGCGGTTTGGCGTCGCGGCAGTTTCCATCGGCAAGTAAACTCCTGACTCCATACTTCTATTTTCTCCGGTTTTATTCATTGTTCGCGTTGGTTGACGTCCATGCGCGGGCCGCGCTCCACGGGCTCCCCTTTGCGGCATTCTAACTCCAAATTCCTGGCTCCTATCTTCTGATACTATTATTTTGCCATGTCGGTTCATGGGCGGCATTGGCCGTGCCGGGGTGATTTTGGCGGTGTGTGCAGTCTTGACAGCGTCCACGATTGGATAATACTGGGCTCGTAGTCCATAACATAAACAAATATCTATGCATAAACGATTGATCGCGATTGCGGCGGTGGCGCTAACCTCTTTCACCCTGTCCGTTTCGGCGGCGGAAGCGGCCAAGCCGAAGAAAATTAACGTGCTGATCCTGACCGGGGATGATGTGTCGGTACACCCGTGGCGGGAAGTGTCCCAAGGCACGCGTGATTTGTTGCAGGCCTCGGGCAAGTTCGAGGTGAAAATCTGCGAGGACACCGGCATCCTGGAATCCACCACGGCCTTGAAACGCTACGACGTGGTTTATATGGCGATGTACAACGCCAAAACGCCGACGTTGAGCGACAGCGCCAAACAAAACTTGATCGAGTACATCAAGGGGGGCAAAGGTTTCGTGCTGAGCCATCTCTCCAGCGGTTCGTTCAAGGAATGGGATGAGTTTCGGAAGTTGAGCGGGCGTTATTGGGTGTTCGGCAAGGGGAATTCCGGGCACGGCCCGCGCAGTGTGTTCAAGGTCAAGATCGCGAACGCGAACCATCCGATCACGCAGGGCGTGCAGGATTTTGAAACGGATGACGAACTCTATGCGCGGATGCAAGGGGACGCGCCGATCACGGTGCTGGCGACGGCTGATTCGGATTGGAGCAAACAAACGGAGCCGCTGGCGTTCACGGTGGAGTACGGGGCCGGGCGGGTCTTCCATCATACATTTGGGCATGACGGCAAAGCCCTGGCGAATTCCAACCTGCAGAAGTTGTTGCAGAACGGCACGCAATGGGCCGCCACCGGAAAGGTGGAATAACACCGTCGCCGATGGCCGGCGCGGAGCCGGAGGGCAGTGGTGGCGCGGATTGCGCAGCTTCCGGCACCAGGCGGGTTTGCGGCAGCAGTTCCGGCGGTGGGGCAATCCGCCGCCGGGAGTTGCGGTGGTTGCCGCCC encodes the following:
- a CDS encoding GspE/PulE family protein yields the protein MGKTNEYMQTVTEYSQIEIPKLVDSLLLDGITAGASDIHIEAWETCVAVRLRLSGVLTQLVNLPLEFIDRITARFKVMANMISYQNDLPAEGRVEANALYGGTELRVSIFPNVWGGKIVVRIFDPRNRSFDLAHLGLEEDIREKLATLLGRPNGLILFTGPTGCGKTTTIYSALMHIVQRAGASVSISTVEDPVEFRLPMISQSQINLAKDFTYAMALRSLLRQDPQVIMVGEIRDVDTAVIALQAGLTGHLVISTIHSGSSSGVFARLMNMEVEPFLLASSIIGVVGLRLLRTNCPHCALPYDPEPALLRYVPAEVIPHANFMKGPGCEACLNTGFAGRTALAELLAVDDTFREAVLQKMPTRSLQQVATQQGMSTFWQLALRRALKGQTSLEEVFRVVALDQV
- a CDS encoding hexose kinase; protein product: MFLTIGTTPAVQRVMVFRKLTLDAVNRAVTTLDGVAGKAINVAKVLQVLGENPVAAGFYGGPRGEIVRGAMESLGITLEFVHVAAPTRQCITVIDESTGMHTELVEESRAVEPAAYEELFTNIQRHASIRVAIMSGTITPGGPVDFYARCIRWADQIGAMTIVDAQGAVLMEALKARPGLVKPNRQELAATVGYALNTEDQLRAAMRTVAELGAQRVVITAGSAPTMAFDGRNFWKIGSPKITAVNPIGSGDAFTAGCASRLGRGDDLGEACRWGAACGTANALTWMAGEIHPADVTRLAKDVSVECLP
- a CDS encoding prepilin peptidase; protein product: MLDFSTWSEVPFHFWTAVLFIFGTIVGSFLNVCIHRLPREESIISPPSHCPHCQYSIPWFLNIPLATWLWLRGKCAHCGAPIAFRYFLVELLTGILFLCAWLAFGREHPGVALVHCLVLAGFMVATFIDFEHFIIPDSITKGGMAVGFVISAVVPALHHVATAKEALEKSAIGIVVGAGVIYLFLRGGKLLFGKRRIKVPAGSTVIFGESSVKLPDQEIPYEEVFYRKTDCIEVQAAQVTLVEKRESVSAAEVSAEKPAVAATTSVPEPVSMENRVTETPASVVAPMTVAPVNPPESASVENSVIVPSPAAVASEGKKQFENVRIRLFLDRLEIDEEVFNPEQVVQLEVVTDQISLPQEAMGLGDVKFMGAIGAFLGWQGAVFSLFFSSIIGSVVSLGLVVMKKRGWSSLIPYGPYIAMAATVWLFWGKEIFALLTRLQ
- a CDS encoding shikimate dehydrogenase, with the protein product MNDVFATPLGATTRYCAVYGHPVRHSASPAMQNAGITQLNLNWRYLAFAVHPDHLRTAINGARAMKFIGLNLTVPHKLLAMDMVEVLDISAKTWGAVNTIRFEARDTDGVWRSLGDFPGDIPEDIRAHGFNTDADAITRTLRSDLGVEPSGARVLLLGAGGAGRAAALKLAADGVKELFLVNRTASKAAQIAEEIRQRYPTVAAHLGYPTQTVDFLVNATSLGLKAEDPLPWDAAQFALTRAGSVFDMIYRPAETSLLKAARAAGCRVTNGIGMLLYQGAKALEIWTGKPAPEAAMRQALLKNIYG
- a CDS encoding choice-of-anchor R domain-containing protein produces the protein MKNMQSLLKNAAMSLVVGCGLNLATDARADVVLPAMADNEWVAYNSLNAPVTPNGTYYAERGEGVSTSGGRRGLAQQFLVTSAQGAYISAISLMMLDNGGNSSSTVDVGIYNDSGNKPGTLIGNFTGQVPGSLNDNSFQLTTFKNADSLHTIHTGAGAYWVVIKPTIDNVDAFSSIRVQDNLSTTNTYLHSGFGYSTREMVLNTSGGWSSTTGTHPLMMEITAVPEASQWAMMGITVMGAGGFYLRRRQAGQLPVQV